From the genome of Bosea sp. Tri-49, one region includes:
- a CDS encoding extracellular solute-binding protein, whose translation MSHLTRRGVIAGASSLAALSAGGAFAQGALPASPVALNIIDVAGNLQLTQAAIEKFAKDNPKLISRLNFSRAPSPELPAKLKAQQDANRVDIDMVLTGPGAMSDGIQQGLWVDVWKSHTAALPKAEETYHEQALMMQRNFGQNEGVAVVYSPSGPLFEYAPDRLKTVPKTAEEFLAYVKQNKNRFTYARPLNSGPGWTFLQGLPYILGDSDPSDPMNGWAKSWAYLKELGTGIDYYPGGTTPTMKELGEGTRDVIVSTLGWDINPRALGIVPKEAKVFVLANTHWIPDTQFMCIPKGVAAAKIPVILALMSYMLKPEAQAATYDKGYFYPGPAIKGVTLAMAPQESQDVIREYGRPEYDGLIGSLPTRPPLTPERLVAAFRRWDQEIGVGHTPK comes from the coding sequence ATGAGCCATCTGACACGGCGCGGCGTCATCGCCGGCGCCTCCAGTCTCGCCGCGCTCTCCGCCGGTGGAGCCTTCGCCCAGGGCGCACTGCCGGCGAGCCCGGTCGCACTCAACATCATCGACGTCGCCGGCAATCTGCAATTGACGCAGGCCGCGATCGAAAAATTCGCCAAGGACAATCCGAAGCTGATCTCGCGGCTGAATTTTTCGCGCGCGCCGTCGCCGGAGCTGCCAGCCAAGCTCAAAGCCCAGCAGGATGCCAACCGCGTCGACATCGACATGGTGCTGACCGGCCCTGGCGCGATGTCGGACGGCATCCAGCAGGGCTTGTGGGTCGACGTCTGGAAGTCGCACACCGCTGCCCTGCCCAAGGCGGAGGAGACCTATCACGAGCAGGCGCTGATGATGCAGCGCAATTTCGGCCAGAACGAAGGCGTCGCCGTCGTCTATTCGCCATCGGGGCCGCTGTTCGAATATGCGCCCGACCGGCTGAAGACCGTGCCCAAGACGGCCGAGGAGTTCCTCGCCTATGTCAAGCAGAACAAGAACCGCTTCACCTATGCCCGCCCGCTCAATTCCGGCCCGGGTTGGACCTTCCTGCAGGGCCTGCCCTACATCCTCGGCGACAGCGACCCGAGCGATCCGATGAACGGCTGGGCCAAGAGCTGGGCCTATCTCAAGGAGCTCGGCACCGGCATCGACTACTATCCCGGCGGCACGACGCCGACGATGAAGGAGCTCGGCGAGGGCACGCGCGACGTCATCGTCTCGACGCTGGGCTGGGACATCAACCCGCGCGCGCTCGGCATCGTGCCGAAGGAGGCCAAGGTCTTCGTCCTCGCCAACACGCACTGGATTCCCGACACCCAGTTCATGTGCATCCCCAAGGGCGTCGCAGCGGCGAAGATCCCGGTGATCCTGGCGCTGATGTCCTACATGCTGAAGCCAGAGGCGCAGGCTGCGACCTATGACAAGGGCTATTTCTATCCTGGCCCGGCGATCAAGGGCGTTACTCTCGCAATGGCCCCGCAGGAGAGCCAGGACGTGATCAGGGAGTACGGCCGGCCCGAATATGACGGGCTGATCGGCAGCCTGCCGACCCGTCCGCCACTGACGCCCGAGCGCCTGGTCGCCGCCTTCCGACGCTGGGACCAGGAGATCGGCGTCGGCCATACGCCGAAGTAA
- a CDS encoding Gfo/Idh/MocA family protein, protein MRFAAIGLDHRHIYHMVGGLLEAGADCAGFDPQTSDPRVLDGFRERFPQLREAESQRLLDDPSIDLIVCAGIPSERAALAVRAMRAGKDVMVDKPGVTSFEQLAEVERVVAETGRIFSVCFSERFVVPATIIAGKLIADGAIGRVIQTVGLGPHRLNRAIRPDWFFDKRYFGGILTDIASHQIDQFLHFTGSQDAEIAISGIGHFGMPDLPDFEDFGEILLRSDRASGFIRVDWFTADGLPTWGDGRLTILGTEGTIELRKYVDIAGRPGTDHLFLVDRAGTRHIDASREPLTYFRALIADVEGRSETAATQQHMFTVCRLALHAQDRAVRLPIRGTEAK, encoded by the coding sequence ATGCGCTTCGCTGCCATCGGCCTCGACCACCGCCATATCTACCATATGGTCGGCGGTCTCCTCGAAGCCGGCGCGGATTGCGCCGGCTTCGATCCCCAGACCAGCGATCCGCGCGTGCTCGACGGCTTCCGCGAGCGCTTCCCGCAGTTGCGGGAGGCGGAAAGCCAGCGGCTGCTCGACGATCCCTCGATCGACCTCATCGTCTGCGCCGGCATCCCCTCGGAGCGGGCCGCCCTCGCCGTCCGGGCGATGCGGGCCGGCAAGGACGTGATGGTGGACAAGCCGGGCGTGACCAGCTTCGAGCAGCTTGCCGAGGTTGAGCGGGTCGTTGCGGAGACCGGGCGGATCTTTTCGGTCTGCTTCTCCGAACGCTTCGTCGTTCCTGCCACCATCATCGCCGGCAAGCTCATCGCGGACGGCGCGATCGGGCGCGTGATCCAGACGGTGGGCCTCGGACCGCACCGCCTCAACCGGGCGATCCGGCCGGACTGGTTCTTCGACAAGCGCTATTTCGGCGGCATATTGACCGACATCGCCTCGCACCAGATCGACCAGTTCCTACATTTCACCGGCTCGCAGGACGCCGAGATCGCGATCTCCGGGATCGGCCATTTCGGTATGCCCGACCTGCCCGATTTCGAGGATTTCGGTGAAATTCTACTCCGGAGCGATCGTGCGAGCGGCTTTATCCGCGTCGACTGGTTCACCGCGGACGGCCTGCCGACCTGGGGCGACGGGCGTCTCACCATTCTTGGCACGGAAGGGACGATCGAGCTGCGCAAATATGTCGACATCGCCGGCCGGCCCGGCACCGACCATCTCTTCCTGGTCGACAGGGCCGGCACCCGCCATATCGACGCATCGCGCGAGCCGTTGACTTATTTCCGGGCCCTCATTGCGGACGTCGAAGGTCGCAGCGAAACGGCAGCGACGCAGCAGCACATGTTCACGGTCTGCCGACTCGCCTTGCATGCGCAGGACCGGGCCGTGCGCCTGCCGATCAGAGGAACAGAGGCAAAGTGA
- a CDS encoding Gfo/Idh/MocA family protein, producing the protein MTRKIGIAVIGLGPAALPHSRSLVDLGSRVDVRHVVSRSQKRLDAYRSQFPFPGTTDIDAVLADKSVEAVIVLTPPSSHRDVGARCLAAGKHVLVEKPLELTVARGEELVAAARASGKAFGVVLQHRFRPASLRLKAALDGGELGSVEAALLQVPWWRPQSYYDEPGRGTTARDGGGVLLTQAIHSFDLFRSLVGVSKVVAAQVRTTSLHRMETEDYVGALLETGNGAPATLVTTTAAHPGHPERIEIIGSKGHAALVGGRLQLSFLDGRSEVVEAEGNTGSGANIMDFPHDAHRAVIADFLEAIEANREPVVTGEEALTSQRWIDTILAAGRS; encoded by the coding sequence GTGACACGCAAGATCGGTATCGCCGTCATCGGTCTGGGACCGGCCGCCCTGCCCCATTCGCGCAGCCTGGTCGACTTAGGCAGCCGGGTCGATGTCCGGCACGTCGTCAGCCGCTCGCAGAAGCGGCTCGACGCCTATCGCAGCCAGTTCCCCTTCCCTGGCACGACCGATATCGACGCCGTCCTCGCCGATAAGAGCGTCGAGGCAGTCATCGTGCTGACGCCACCCTCGAGCCATCGCGATGTCGGGGCGCGCTGCCTTGCCGCCGGCAAGCACGTATTGGTCGAAAAGCCATTGGAGCTGACGGTCGCGCGCGGCGAAGAGCTGGTCGCGGCGGCGCGGGCCTCGGGCAAGGCCTTCGGCGTCGTGCTGCAGCATCGCTTCCGGCCGGCGAGCCTGCGGCTAAAGGCGGCTTTGGACGGCGGCGAGCTCGGCAGCGTCGAAGCAGCTTTGCTACAGGTGCCGTGGTGGCGGCCGCAGAGCTATTATGACGAGCCCGGTCGCGGTACGACGGCACGCGATGGCGGCGGCGTGCTGCTGACGCAGGCGATCCACTCCTTCGACCTGTTCCGCTCGCTGGTCGGCGTGTCGAAGGTCGTGGCGGCGCAGGTGCGTACCACCTCCCTGCACAGGATGGAGACCGAAGACTATGTCGGCGCTCTGCTCGAGACCGGCAATGGCGCGCCGGCGACGCTGGTGACGACCACCGCCGCCCATCCCGGCCATCCCGAGCGCATCGAGATCATCGGCAGCAAGGGCCATGCGGCACTGGTCGGCGGGCGTCTGCAGCTCTCCTTCCTCGACGGCCGGTCCGAAGTGGTCGAGGCCGAGGGCAATACCGGCAGCGGCGCCAACATCATGGACTTCCCGCACGACGCCCATCGCGCCGTGATCGCCGATTTCCTCGAAGCGATCGAGGCCAACCGCGAGCCCGTGGTCACCGGCGAGGAAGCCCTGACCTCGCAGCGCTGGATCGACACGATCCTGGCGGCGGGGCGGAGTTGA
- a CDS encoding methyl-accepting chemotaxis protein has translation MLARSVWRLLGRAGPAAAPAASQAVAEALPMPATAETSISEAINELENDVVAAMRRLNDGLDQAEDCSERSEVRSREIRGGMAELRDAAVLASENSSALATATLQVSEAAERVGAAMSGARDMLDNAAERAAEATAMINGLAAATGEIRSIVDAIAEIARQTNLLALNATIEAARAGEAGRGFGVVAQEVKSLSLGVREAADHIRNQVDRLNQTAQGSAAVVTDAFRLVGEVNPVMATVGEASQEQAAAAAELSRSAEATARFIETVRDRVTQVDRVALAAAQENVDARRALAEGARQAEGLLERFVPTLRHTVFADRRQHDRFPAECPVRLEFGGRVVAGQTIDLGFGGALLSVADTELKARARGTVAIENLPSLPCRVMARSDLGLHIAFERGGEGAHAALHKRLAEIEDEYRPLIEQAQEFAHCVAALLEAALRTGRLTEEDLFDTDYVPVPESNPRQFANRALPALQAILPPVMEQAKASDPRLVFTLPIDRNGYVPVHHPEYSQPQRPGDPGWDPAYSRDRRIFDDRAGITAARSARPFIIQSYQRDMGSAGVQLMREVDAPLRVAGRHWGGVRMAYRMT, from the coding sequence ATGCTTGCTCGCTCCGTCTGGCGCCTGTTGGGCCGCGCCGGCCCCGCTGCCGCGCCGGCTGCGTCGCAGGCTGTGGCCGAGGCGTTGCCGATGCCTGCGACCGCCGAGACCTCGATCAGCGAAGCGATCAACGAGCTCGAGAACGATGTCGTCGCCGCGATGCGCCGTCTCAATGACGGGCTCGACCAGGCCGAGGATTGCTCCGAACGCTCCGAGGTCCGCTCCCGCGAGATCCGTGGTGGCATGGCGGAATTGCGCGACGCGGCTGTGCTGGCAAGCGAGAATTCTTCGGCATTGGCGACGGCGACCCTACAGGTCTCGGAGGCGGCCGAACGGGTCGGCGCCGCCATGTCCGGCGCCCGCGACATGCTCGACAATGCTGCCGAGCGCGCCGCCGAAGCGACGGCGATGATCAACGGGCTCGCGGCGGCGACCGGCGAAATCCGCTCGATCGTCGATGCCATTGCCGAGATCGCCCGCCAGACCAATCTGCTCGCCCTCAACGCCACGATTGAGGCAGCCCGCGCCGGCGAGGCCGGCAGGGGTTTCGGCGTCGTCGCGCAGGAGGTGAAGTCGCTCTCGCTCGGCGTGCGCGAAGCGGCCGACCATATCCGCAACCAGGTCGATCGCCTGAACCAGACAGCACAGGGATCAGCCGCGGTGGTCACCGACGCCTTCCGGCTTGTCGGTGAGGTCAATCCGGTCATGGCGACCGTCGGCGAGGCCTCGCAGGAACAGGCGGCCGCCGCGGCGGAACTGTCGCGCAGCGCCGAAGCCACGGCGCGTTTCATCGAGACCGTGCGCGACCGCGTCACGCAGGTCGACCGCGTCGCGCTTGCCGCCGCGCAGGAGAATGTCGATGCTAGGCGGGCGCTGGCCGAAGGCGCGCGCCAGGCTGAGGGGCTGCTGGAGCGCTTCGTGCCGACGCTGCGCCACACCGTCTTCGCCGACCGGCGCCAGCACGACCGTTTCCCGGCCGAATGCCCGGTCAGGCTCGAATTCGGCGGACGCGTGGTCGCCGGGCAGACGATCGATCTCGGCTTTGGCGGAGCATTGCTGTCGGTCGCCGACACGGAGCTGAAGGCGAGGGCACGAGGCACCGTCGCGATCGAGAATCTTCCGTCATTACCTTGCCGGGTGATGGCCCGGAGCGATCTCGGCCTTCACATCGCCTTCGAGCGCGGCGGCGAGGGCGCGCATGCAGCGCTGCACAAGCGGCTGGCCGAGATCGAGGACGAGTATCGTCCGTTGATCGAGCAGGCGCAGGAATTCGCGCACTGCGTCGCGGCGCTGCTGGAAGCGGCGCTGCGCACCGGCCGCCTCACCGAAGAGGATCTGTTCGACACCGACTACGTGCCGGTTCCGGAGTCCAATCCACGCCAGTTCGCCAACCGGGCGCTGCCGGCGCTGCAGGCGATCCTGCCGCCTGTGATGGAGCAGGCCAAGGCGAGCGATCCGCGCCTCGTCTTCACCTTGCCGATCGACCGCAACGGCTATGTCCCGGTGCATCACCCCGAGTATTCGCAGCCGCAACGGCCCGGCGATCCTGGCTGGGACCCCGCCTATAGCCGCGACCGCCGTATCTTCGACGACCGCGCGGGCATCACTGCGGCGCGCTCGGCACGGCCCTTCATCATCCAGTCTTATCAGCGCGACATGGGCAGCGCCGGCGTTCAGCTGATGCGCGAGGTCGACGCGCCCTTACGTGTCGCCGGTCGCCATTGGGGCGGCGTGCGTATGGCCTACCGAATGACCTGA
- the solA gene encoding N-methyl-L-tryptophan oxidase gives MSSSQYDVIVAGVGAMGSAACWHLAKRGLKVLGLERFDLGHAMGSSHGLTRIIRLAYFEGSHYVPIVKRAHQLWSETGEAAGLKLLHVTGSLDLAPEGLGPVESSLKSCLDHGLEHEVLDRKEISRRFPAFQLPEGHIGLWQAGGGFVASEKAIYAHVGLAQSKGADIRTGEPMLDWQPTADGGVTVRTERGTYSAGRLVLTSGGWIADAVPALKRQVRTVRQAIGWFTTRRPELFREGAFPVFILSVEEGNFYGFPLYEHPGFKLGGPHFGREPMDPRDPDRTPSPNQVRLIRECLARYIPDAAGEPLTVKGCIYTVSPDEGFIIDAVPGVPQAVFASACSGHGFKFASAIGEILADLSTSGRSAFDLSAFSLSRFDA, from the coding sequence ATGAGCTCATCGCAATACGACGTGATCGTCGCCGGCGTCGGTGCGATGGGCTCCGCCGCCTGCTGGCATCTGGCCAAGCGCGGCCTCAAGGTTCTCGGCCTCGAACGCTTCGACCTCGGCCACGCGATGGGCTCCTCGCACGGGCTGACTCGGATCATCCGGCTCGCCTATTTCGAGGGCTCGCACTATGTGCCGATCGTCAAGCGGGCGCACCAGCTCTGGAGCGAGACCGGCGAGGCGGCTGGGCTGAAGCTTCTGCACGTCACCGGCTCGCTCGACCTGGCACCGGAAGGGCTCGGCCCGGTCGAGTCGTCGCTGAAGTCCTGCCTCGACCATGGGCTCGAGCACGAGGTGCTCGACCGTAAGGAGATTTCCCGCCGCTTTCCGGCCTTCCAGCTGCCGGAGGGGCATATCGGCCTGTGGCAGGCGGGCGGCGGCTTCGTCGCCTCGGAGAAGGCGATCTACGCCCATGTCGGATTGGCGCAGTCAAAAGGCGCCGATATCCGCACCGGCGAGCCGATGCTCGACTGGCAGCCGACCGCCGATGGTGGCGTCACCGTCAGGACCGAGCGCGGCACCTATTCGGCCGGGCGGCTCGTGCTCACGTCCGGCGGCTGGATCGCGGATGCCGTGCCGGCGCTGAAGCGGCAGGTCAGGACGGTGCGGCAGGCGATCGGCTGGTTCACCACACGCCGGCCGGAACTCTTCCGCGAGGGCGCTTTCCCGGTCTTCATCCTCAGCGTCGAGGAAGGCAATTTCTACGGTTTCCCGCTCTATGAGCATCCCGGATTCAAGCTCGGCGGACCGCATTTCGGGCGCGAGCCGATGGACCCGCGCGATCCCGACCGGACACCGAGCCCGAACCAGGTCAGGCTGATCCGAGAGTGCCTGGCGCGCTATATCCCCGACGCCGCAGGCGAGCCGCTGACCGTGAAGGGCTGCATCTATACCGTCTCGCCCGACGAAGGCTTCATCATCGACGCCGTGCCGGGTGTGCCGCAGGCCGTGTTCGCCTCGGCCTGCTCCGGCCATGGCTTCAAGTTTGCCAGCGCGATCGGCGAGATTCTCGCCGATCTCTCGACCAGCGGCCGCTCGGCCTTCGATCTATCCGCCTTCTCCCTTTCCCGCTTCGACGCCTGA
- a CDS encoding DMT family transporter, with amino-acid sequence MATAAQNRRGIIAMMTAMSLFCCNDALMKLAREAFPTGQAVTLRTGFAIVAAVTMVVMMGDWRKLPLGLKPVVLARGIFEALCALTFIWALGLLPLANITAIVMASPLLIVLLAVLLRIETVGWRRAVALAVGFLGVLIVMRPSADGFSLAALIALAGAGLVAVRDLTTRFISSDVPSTIISLTATIIVGLMSFGMGALETWQSPWRIELLYLGLASILVTAGSFCIISAFRNTDVGVVAGYRYSVVLIAVLIGWLVWGETPDKIAFAGIALIVGSGLYTLHRQRVRPDSQLKPEGDKPL; translated from the coding sequence TTGGCCACCGCCGCCCAGAACCGCCGCGGCATCATCGCCATGATGACGGCGATGTCGCTCTTCTGCTGCAACGACGCGCTGATGAAGCTCGCCCGCGAAGCCTTCCCGACCGGGCAGGCGGTGACGCTGCGCACCGGCTTTGCGATCGTGGCGGCCGTCACCATGGTGGTGATGATGGGCGACTGGCGCAAGCTGCCGCTCGGGCTGAAGCCCGTGGTCCTGGCTCGCGGGATCTTCGAGGCGCTGTGTGCGCTGACTTTCATCTGGGCGCTCGGCCTGCTGCCCCTCGCCAACATAACGGCGATCGTGATGGCTTCGCCTTTGCTCATCGTCTTGTTGGCGGTGCTGCTGCGGATCGAAACCGTCGGCTGGCGCCGGGCGGTCGCGCTGGCAGTCGGCTTCCTCGGCGTCCTGATCGTGATGCGCCCGAGCGCGGACGGCTTCAGCCTGGCCGCACTGATCGCTCTCGCGGGCGCCGGCCTCGTCGCCGTCCGCGACCTGACAACCCGCTTCATCAGCAGCGACGTTCCCTCGACGATCATCTCCCTGACAGCGACGATCATCGTCGGGCTGATGAGCTTCGGCATGGGCGCCCTCGAAACCTGGCAGTCGCCCTGGCGGATCGAGCTGCTCTATCTCGGGCTCGCCTCCATCCTGGTGACAGCAGGCAGCTTTTGTATCATCAGCGCCTTCCGCAACACCGATGTCGGCGTCGTCGCGGGTTATCGCTACTCGGTCGTGCTCATCGCCGTGCTGATCGGCTGGCTGGTCTGGGGCGAGACGCCGGACAAGATCGCCTTCGCCGGCATCGCGCTGATCGTCGGCAGCGGCCTCTACACCCTGCACCGCCAGCGCGTCCGCCCCGATTCGCAGCTGAAGCCTGAGGGCGACAAGCCGCTATGA
- a CDS encoding multidrug effflux MFS transporter, with amino-acid sequence MTPKPSLTVLVAISTLQPIALNMLAPATPALARNFATSYATIQLTLTLFLVAVALTQLIVGPLSDRFGRRPCVLAGTAVFMAGSVLGALADSAGTLLFARVLEGAGSGTTFALARAIIRDTASRDQAARQIATVTMVMVVAPMITPYLGGHIETNFGWRMIFWSMAAAAAIVLVLVGMRLPETAPNVGVRTSLIGIFRAFPDLARDRSFIRNVIALAMTSAAFFAFIAAAPFIVVETMGRGSDTYGAYFILNAFGYMVGNFAMSRLVLRHGTARMAWIGLVISFVATTAAFAVALTPWWTPLTLFLPLAINAIGNGLTLPGATAAALSARPELAGSAAGLAGAIQLGSGALATVLISSLVAHWPPALMAMMWLMLVVALLALRSEPRGRND; translated from the coding sequence ATGACCCCCAAACCCTCCCTCACCGTCCTCGTCGCGATCTCGACGCTGCAGCCGATCGCGCTCAACATGCTGGCTCCGGCGACGCCGGCGCTCGCCCGCAACTTCGCCACCAGCTACGCGACGATCCAGCTGACGCTGACGCTCTTCCTGGTGGCAGTCGCGCTGACACAGCTCATCGTCGGCCCGCTTTCCGACCGCTTCGGGCGCCGCCCTTGTGTCTTGGCCGGCACCGCAGTCTTCATGGCCGGCTCGGTGCTCGGCGCCCTGGCGGACAGCGCGGGAACCCTCTTGTTCGCGCGCGTGCTCGAGGGCGCCGGCTCCGGCACCACCTTCGCCCTGGCGCGCGCCATCATCCGCGACACGGCCAGCCGCGACCAGGCGGCCCGCCAGATCGCGACGGTGACCATGGTGATGGTCGTGGCGCCGATGATCACGCCCTATCTCGGCGGCCATATCGAGACCAATTTCGGCTGGCGCATGATCTTCTGGTCGATGGCCGCCGCCGCCGCGATCGTGCTGGTGCTCGTCGGCATGCGCCTGCCCGAGACGGCGCCGAATGTCGGCGTGCGGACTTCGCTCATCGGCATCTTCCGGGCATTCCCGGACCTGGCACGCGACCGCAGCTTCATCCGCAATGTGATTGCGCTGGCGATGACCTCCGCCGCCTTCTTCGCCTTCATCGCGGCGGCGCCGTTCATCGTGGTCGAGACGATGGGGCGCGGCTCCGACACCTATGGCGCCTACTTCATCCTCAACGCCTTCGGCTACATGGTGGGCAATTTCGCGATGTCCCGATTGGTGCTCCGGCACGGCACGGCGCGGATGGCCTGGATCGGCCTGGTCATCTCGTTCGTGGCGACGACGGCAGCCTTCGCGGTCGCGCTGACGCCCTGGTGGACGCCGCTCACCCTCTTCCTGCCGCTTGCCATCAACGCGATCGGCAACGGGCTGACCCTGCCCGGAGCGACCGCGGCAGCGCTCTCTGCGAGACCTGAGCTTGCCGGCTCGGCCGCCGGACTCGCGGGCGCGATCCAGCTCGGCTCGGGGGCGCTCGCGACCGTGCTGATCAGCTCGCTGGTCGCGCATTGGCCGCCGGCGCTGATGGCGATGATGTGGCTGATGCTTGTCGTCGCCCTGCTCGCATTGCGCAGCGAGCCTCGCGGGCGCAACGACTGA
- a CDS encoding TRAP transporter small permease subunit, whose amino-acid sequence MDAPLALSRAIDTLNRKIGQWVAWLILLAVIVSTVNAIIRKLFNVSSNSWLELQWVLFGAVFLLCAAWTLQVKEHIRIDIVNNLLPKRVQQWIDLIGHLLFLLPFCVLMIYHSGPFFMRSYQVNEQSLSAGGLPQWPAKGLVIIGFFLLLLQGISEVIKQIAIMRGKLEDDETLRGHAAAAEAEAQRLLDQARAEGLAP is encoded by the coding sequence GTGGACGCACCCCTCGCTTTGAGTCGCGCGATCGACACTCTCAACCGCAAGATCGGTCAATGGGTCGCATGGCTGATCCTGCTGGCGGTCATCGTCTCGACCGTGAACGCGATCATCCGCAAGCTGTTCAACGTGTCGTCGAACTCCTGGCTCGAACTGCAATGGGTGCTGTTCGGCGCGGTCTTCCTGCTCTGCGCCGCCTGGACGCTGCAGGTGAAGGAGCACATCCGCATCGACATCGTGAACAACCTGCTGCCGAAGCGCGTGCAGCAATGGATCGACCTGATCGGCCATCTCCTGTTCCTGCTGCCGTTCTGCGTGCTGATGATCTACCACTCCGGCCCGTTCTTCATGCGCTCCTACCAGGTCAACGAGCAGTCGCTCTCGGCCGGCGGCCTGCCGCAATGGCCGGCCAAGGGGCTGGTGATCATCGGCTTTTTCCTGCTGCTGCTGCAGGGCATCTCCGAGGTGATCAAGCAGATCGCGATCATGCGCGGAAAGCTCGAAGACGACGAGACGCTGCGCGGCCACGCCGCAGCCGCCGAAGCCGAAGCGCAGCGCCTGCTCGACCAGGCCAGGGCCGAAGGTCTCGCCCCGTGA
- a CDS encoding TRAP transporter large permease: MAPVMFGALVLFLLLGYPVAFALAANGLFFALVGIELGMFQENFLQALPERIYGTMNNDVLLAIPFFTFMGLVLERSGMAEDLLDTIGQLFGPIRGGLAYAVIFVGALLAATTGVVAASVISMGLISLPIMLRYGYDRRLASGVIAASGTLAQIIPPSLVLIVLADQLGRSVGDMYEGAFIPGLVLAGLYAGYVFLITIVRPERAPGLPAEAQTLRDTDGVTRRRSLLVVTILAFAVAIAYMKYFTKVGGGADFVILTMSIAVAVSFVIALVNKYLKLNLLSRMTEQVVFVMVPPLALIFLVLGTIFIGVATPTEGGAMGAAGAILLAWGKGRMTFSLLRQATESTAKLSAFVLFILVGARVFSLTFYGVNGHVWVEHLLVGLPGGATGFLIVVNVLVFLLAFFLDFFELAFIIVPLLGPAAEKLGIDLIWFGVILGVNMQTSFMHPPFGFALFFLRSVAPKNPYRDKVTGKMMEPVTTGQIYWGAVPFVVIQCIMVALVVLFPQMVMHYKSSGIQLDQQQINKQLDSITIPGLGGSGGLPGLDINAPPTLNLQ; encoded by the coding sequence ATGGCGCCGGTGATGTTCGGCGCGCTCGTGCTGTTCCTGCTGCTCGGCTATCCGGTCGCCTTCGCGCTCGCCGCCAACGGCCTGTTCTTCGCGCTGGTCGGCATCGAGCTCGGCATGTTCCAGGAGAACTTCCTGCAGGCGCTGCCGGAACGCATCTACGGCACGATGAACAACGACGTGCTGCTGGCGATCCCGTTCTTCACCTTCATGGGCCTGGTGCTGGAGCGCTCCGGCATGGCGGAGGATCTGCTCGACACGATCGGCCAGCTCTTCGGGCCGATCCGCGGCGGCCTCGCCTATGCGGTGATCTTCGTCGGCGCGCTGCTCGCAGCCACCACCGGCGTCGTCGCGGCCTCCGTCATCTCGATGGGGCTGATCTCACTGCCGATCATGCTGCGCTATGGCTATGACCGGCGGCTTGCCTCGGGCGTGATCGCAGCGTCCGGCACATTGGCGCAGATCATCCCACCCTCGCTCGTCCTGATCGTGCTCGCCGACCAGCTCGGCCGCTCGGTCGGCGACATGTATGAGGGCGCCTTCATCCCCGGCCTGGTGCTGGCCGGGCTATACGCCGGCTATGTCTTCCTGATCACCATCGTGCGCCCCGAGCGCGCGCCCGGCCTGCCCGCGGAAGCACAGACACTACGCGACACCGACGGCGTGACGCGGCGGCGCTCTCTGCTGGTGGTGACAATCCTCGCCTTCGCCGTCGCCATTGCCTACATGAAGTACTTCACCAAGGTCGGCGGCGGCGCGGATTTCGTCATCCTGACGATGTCGATCGCAGTTGCGGTCTCCTTCGTGATCGCGCTGGTCAACAAGTACCTGAAGCTCAACCTGCTCTCGCGCATGACCGAGCAGGTCGTCTTCGTGATGGTGCCGCCGCTGGCGCTGATCTTCCTGGTGCTGGGCACGATCTTCATCGGCGTCGCGACGCCGACCGAGGGCGGCGCGATGGGCGCGGCCGGCGCGATCCTGCTCGCCTGGGGCAAGGGGCGCATGACCTTCAGCCTGCTCCGGCAGGCGACGGAGTCGACCGCGAAGCTCTCGGCCTTCGTGCTGTTCATCCTGGTCGGCGCCCGCGTGTTCTCGCTGACCTTCTACGGCGTCAACGGCCATGTCTGGGTCGAGCATCTGCTCGTCGGACTGCCCGGCGGTGCGACGGGCTTCCTAATCGTCGTCAACGTGCTGGTCTTCCTGCTCGCGTTCTTCCTCGACTTCTTCGAGCTCGCCTTCATCATCGTGCCGCTGCTCGGCCCGGCGGCGGAGAAGCTCGGGATCGACCTGATCTGGTTCGGCGTCATCCTCGGCGTGAACATGCAGACCTCGTTCATGCACCCGCCCTTCGGCTTTGCCCTGTTCTTCCTGCGCTCGGTGGCGCCGAAGAACCCCTATCGCGACAAGGTGACGGGCAAGATGATGGAGCCGGTCACCACCGGGCAGATCTACTGGGGCGCCGTGCCCTTCGTAGTGATCCAGTGCATCATGGTGGCACTCGTCGTGCTCTTCCCGCAGATGGTGATGCACTACAAGAGTTCGGGCATTCAGCTCGACCAGCAGCAGATCAACAAGCAGCTCGACAGCATCACCATTCCAGGGCTCGGCGGCTCCGGCGGACTGCCGGGACTTGATATCAACGCTCCGCCAACACTGAACCTCCAGTAG